A stretch of the Vigna radiata var. radiata cultivar VC1973A chromosome 9, Vradiata_ver6, whole genome shotgun sequence genome encodes the following:
- the LOC106773178 gene encoding serine acetyltransferase 5: MPTGLPAAITVVSSDDEGWVWAQIKAEARRDAESEPALASYLYSTILSHSTLERSLSFHLGNKLCSSTLLSTLLYDLFLNAFSSDPSLCSAAVADLRAARERDPACVSYSHCLLNYKGFLACQAHRVAHLLWRQSRRPLALALHSRIADVFAVDIHPAARIGKGILFDHATGVVVGETAVIGNNVSILHHVTLGGTGKVGGDRHPKIGDGVLIGAGATILGNIKIGEGAKVGAGSVVLIDVPPRTTAVGNPARLVGGKETPSKHEDVPGESMDHTSFISEWSDYII, translated from the exons ATGCCGACGGGGCTACCGGCGGCGATCACCGTCGTCTCCAGCGACGACGAGGGCTGGGTGTGGGCTCAGATCAAGGCGGAGGCGCGCCGCGACGCCGAGTCGGAGCCGGCCCTGGCGAGCTACCTGTACTCGACGATCCTCTCGCACTCCACGCTCGAACGTTCTCTCTCGTTCCACCTGGGTAACAAGCTCTGTTCTTCTACGCTACTATCCACTCTCCTCTACGACCTCTTCCTCAACGCCTTCTCCTCCGACCCCTCCCTCTGTTCCGCCGCCGTTGCGGACCTCCGCGCTGCGCGCGAACGTGACCCTGCCTGCGTTTCCTACTCTCACTGTCTTCTCAATTACAAAGGCTTCCTCGCCTGCCAG GCGCACCGTGTGGCACACCTGTTATGGCGGCAATCGCGGCGGCCGTTGGCATTGGCACTGCACTCTCGGATTGCTGATGTGTTTGCGGTGGATATTCACCCGGCGGCGAGGATTGGGAAGGGGATTCTGTTTGATCATGCCACTGGGGTGGTGGTGGGGGAGACAGCGGTGATTGGGAACAATGTATCCATTCTGCACCATGTTACGTTGGGCGGGACTGGCAAGGTTGGTGGTGACAGGCATCCCAAGATTGGGGATGGCGTGCTTATTGGCGCTGGTGCTACAATTCTGGGAAATATCAAGATTGGGGAAGGTGCAAAGGTCGGTGCCGGCTCGGTGGTTTTGATTGATGTGCCGCCAAGGACCACCGCGGTTGGGAACCCGGCGAGGTTGGTTGGTGGGAAGGAGACACCCTCTAAGCATGAGGATGTACCTGGGGAGTCCATGGACCATACTTCCTTTATCTCTGAGTGGTCAGATTATATCATATGA
- the LOC106773129 gene encoding metal transporter Nramp2-like, whose protein sequence is MNSQSQQQQQGKQKSREEEEEEENHLLQSECESIPLSSPHVLPSNWEHADKEEEEEEKDSVYAAKDKVQIFDLESSGAAGSTAVPPFSWRKLWLFTGPGLLMSVAFLDPGNLEGDLQAGAIAGYSLLWLLMWSTIMGLVIQLLSARLGVATGRHLAELCREEYSNWARLVLWILAEMALIAADIQEVIGSAIAFKILSHGLIPIWAGVVITATDCFFFLFLENYGVRKLEGVFAVFIGTMGLSFAWMFFDTSPSEEELMMGLLIPRLSSKTLRQAVEIVGCVITPHNVFLHSALVQSRDIDIRNKGQVQEALNYYSIESSVALLVTLLINLSVITVFARVFYGTEQANGIGLVNAGQYLEERYGGGLFPILYIWGIGLLAAGQSSTITGTYAGQFITEGFLKLNIKKWLRALITRSCAIVPTMICAIVFNTSESSLDTLNEWLNVVQAIQIPFALIPLLTLVSKEEVMGTFRIGPIVEKVAWSVAVLVILVYGYMLLDFFLEEIDGVLFGFLVCLGAAAWISFIVYLVQHSGAIPSLMTRSPNSRGFFSLSGN, encoded by the exons ATGAACTCTCAGtcacaacaacagcaacaaggCAAACAGAAGAGCcgagaagaagaggaggaagaagaaaaccatTTGTTACAATCAGAATGCGAGTCAATACCGTTGTCTTCGCCCCATGTATTACCCTCAAACTGGGAACATGcagacaaagaagaagaagaagaagagaaagactCCGTGTATGCAGCCAAGGACAAGGTGCAGATATTTGACTTGGAGTCTTCCGGCGCAGCAGGGTCCACGGCGGTGCCGCCGTTTTCGTGGAGGAAGCTTTGGCTGTTCACGGGGCCAGGGTTGTTGATGAGCGTGGCGTTTTTGGACCCGGGGAACCTCGAAGGGGACCTCCAAGCTGGTGCGATTGCAGGGTATTCCTTGCTTTGGTTGTTGATGTGGTCCACCATCATGGGGTTGGTGATACAACTTCTGTCGGCGAGGCTCGGGGTGGCGACCGGGCGGCACCTGGCGGAGCTGTGCAGGGAGGAGTACTCCAATTGGGCAAGGTTGGTGTTGTGGATCTTGGCTGAGATGGCTCTCATTGCTGCTGATATTCAAGAGGTTATTGGCAGTGCCATTGCTTTCAAGATTCTTAGCCATGGTCTTATCCCCATTTGGGCTGGTGTGGTTATCACAGCCACGGATTG tttcttttttctatttctcgAGAACTATGGAGTGAGGAAGTTGGAAGGAGTTTTCGCAGTTTTCATTGGAACTATGGGCCTTTCTTTTGCGTGGATGTTCTTTGATACAAGCCCCAGTGAAGAAGAATTAATGATGG GTCTTTTAATCCCAAGACTTAGTTCAAAAACTCTTCGCCAGGCTGTGGAAATTGTGGGGTGTGTGATAACCCCACATAATGTTTTCCTCCATTCTGCATTGGTACAATCAAGGGACATTGATATCCGTAACAAAGGCCAGGTTCAAGAGGCTCTCAACTACTACTCAATTGAGTCCTCAGTTGCACTTTTAGTCACACTGTTGATCAATCTATCTGTGATAACAGTTTTTGCTAGAGTGTTCTATGGTACAGAACAGGCCAATGGCATAGGATTGGTAAATGCAGGGCAATATCTTGAGGAAAGGTATGGGGGAGGGTTGTTTCCAATTCTCTACATATGGGGTATTGGTTTATTAGCGGCTGGCCAAAGTAGTACCATAACTGGCACATATGCAGGCCAGTTTATAACAGAGGGTTTTCTTAAGCTCAACataaagaagtggttgagagcaTTGATTACCAGAAGTTGTGCAATTGTTCCAACTATGATTTGTGCTATTGTTTTTAATACATCAGAAAGTTCATTGGACACCTTGAATGAATGGCTTAATGTGGTCCAGGCAATACAGATTCCTTTTGCTCTTATCCCCCTTCTTACTTTGGTGTCCAAAGAGGAGGTGATGGGAACCTTCAGAATAGGGCCTATAGTAGAG AAAGTGGCTTGGAGTGTGGCTGTGCTGGTAATACTAGTTTATGGATATATGTTATTAGATTTCTTCCTGGAAGAAATAGATGGAGTATTGTTTGGTTTTCTGGTCTGCCTTGGTGCTGCAGCATGGATTTCATTTATAGTATATTTGGTTCAACACAGTGGTGCCATTCCTTCACTCATGACCAGGTCACCTAATTCAAGaggttttttctctctttctggGAACTAA
- the LOC106773130 gene encoding cytochrome b561 and DOMON domain-containing protein At3g07570, which translates to MKLRSFCQIILFIMLYSSSTFVTSQDSCSSKLQQLQLPIPFDTSSLLCSSVWPAHSFILRYAKASSDVWSFIFSFPLDPKAYAAIGFSKDGSMVGSSAIVGWMPSPGAGGMKYYYLGGKSKDEVIKDRSDLYIMNASFVPATGSLGYLIFQLKTTQPSSNLIFAIGPNGQFPDYPSYDLPKHIDQTSVTIDYSKGGSTRKNSNLNLRRSHGVLNIMGWSILMIIGSIIARYFKERDPMWFYLHASIQAFGFLAGIIGVLCGLLLARNLQVTHHKNVAFLIIILGFLQVLAIILRPGRESKIRKYWNWYHHNVGRILIIFAILNTFYGLHLGGEGSKWFLAYGVTIAILVIVFVFLEIRMRIIARRETKLSPQSVEIPY; encoded by the exons ATGAAGTTAAGAAGTTTCTGTCAGATAATCTTGTTCATTATGCTCTATAGTTCATCAACCTTTGTGACTTCTCAAGATTCATGCTCCTCTAAATTGCAGCAACTTCAGCTTCCTATCCCTTTCGATACAAGTTCACTCCTCTGCAGTTCTGTTTGGCCTGCTCACAGTTTCATTCTTAGA TATGCTAAGGCTTCATCAGATGTGTGGAGCTTCATATTTTCATTCCCATTAGACCCAAAAGCTTATGCAGCAATAGGGTTCTCAAAAGATGGAAGCATGGTGGGTTCTAGTGCCATTGTGGGGTGGATGCCATCTCCAGGTGCTGGGGGCATGAAATATTACTATCTGGGTGGAAAATCAAAAGATGAAGTGATTAAAGACAGAAGTGATCTTTATATTATGAATGCATCATTTGTTCCAGCAACTGGTTCACTTGGTTACTTGATCTTTCAATTGAAGACCACTCAACCTTCTTCCAATCTCATATTTGCCATTGGACCCAATGGCCAGTTTCCTGATTATCCAAGCTATGACTTGCCCAAACATATTGATCAGACATCAGTAACCATTGATTATTCAAAAG GAGGTTCAACTAGAAAAAATTCTAACCTAAATCTTCGAAGAAGCCATGGAGTTCTGAACATTATGGGATGGAGCATTCTAATGATTATAGGATCCATAATTGCACGATACTTCAAAGAAAGGGATCCCATGTGGTTTTATCTACATGCTTCAATTCAAGCATTTGGGTTCCTTGCTGGCATAATTGGAGTTTTATGTGGATTGCTCTTAGCTAGGAATCTCCAAGTCACTCATCACAAAAATGTAGCattcctcatcatcatccttGGCTTCCTACAG GTGTTAGCCATTATATTAAGACCAGGAAGAGAATCAAAGATAAGAAAGTATTGGAATTGGTATCATCATAATGTGGGGAGGATTTTGATTATCTTTGCAATATTGAACACCTTTTATGGACTCCATTTGGGAGGAGAAGGATCTAAGTGGTTTCTTGCTTATGGAGTCACTATTGCTATCTTGGTCATTGTTTTTGTGTTCTTGGAGATAAGAATGAGAATCATTGCAAGAAGAGAGACTAAGTTATCTCCTCAATCCGTGGAGATTCCTTATTAG
- the LOC106773158 gene encoding cytochrome b561 and DOMON domain-containing protein At3g07570-like isoform X1 produces MKALRLLFVITFLCSFFLPSPEADSCTSNLSLNVSIPFDTTNLLCLSVWDAQSFILRYAQTYANIWSFILSTPDTNSYIAMGFSVSGGMVGSSAMVGWVASRGASGGIKQYYLGGVTPNQVVPDKGNLQVIANSTFITLQNSRLFMVFQLQTADPLSSLIFATGSTGLFPAPPSFALTKHLDKVSTRIDYSKANIGSSQGDGNSSQVDGSSTSQAPDSCVSNLNLSVPLLFDTTNLNCLPVWNAQGYILRYSQTSPNIWSFILSAPNTNSYIAMGFSPNGGMVGSSAIVGWISSNGAGGGMKQYYLTGLAPNQVVPDRGNLKVLTNSTFITSQSSRLYMAFQLQTNQPLSRLIYAFGPNGVFPSPPSFALTQHQDKVSITMNYATGSSALGNSYMNLKRSHGVLNILGWGILIIMGAIVARYFREWDPFWFYFHASVQFLGFVLGVIGVISGFVLNNQLHVDVSLHKALGIIIFVLSCFQVMALLGRPKKESKVRKYWNLYHHNMGRILIILAVANIFYGIQLGKEGSGWNIGYGIVLAILLTMALTFETQLCIQYSYFT; encoded by the exons ATGAAGGCTCTAAGACTTCTCTTCGTGATTACTTTTCTTtgttcattctttcttccaagCCCGGAAGCAGACTCGTGTACCAGCAATCTAAGCCTCAATGTTTCTATCCCCTTTGATACAACCAACCTTCTCTGCCTTTCTGTATGGGATGCTCAAAGTTTCATCCTCAGA TATGCTCAGACTTATGCAAACATTTGGAGTTTCATTCTTTCTACCCCAGACACAAATTCTTACATAGCCATGGGATTCTCTGTCAGTGGCGGCATGGTTGGTTCAAGTGCCATGGTGGGGTGGGTGGCATCAAGAGGAGCCAGTGGAGGGATCAAGCAGTATTATCTTGGTGGGGTCACTCCAAATCAGGTGGTTCCTGATAAGGGCAACCTACAGGTGATAGCCaattcaaccttcatcactttACAGAACTCTCGTCTGTTCATGGTGTTTCAGTTACAAACTGCTGATCCTTTGTCCTCGCTGATATTTGCCACTGGATCCACCGGTTTATTCCCTGCACCACCAAGCTTTGCACTAACCAAACACCTAGACAAGGTTTCCACAAGAATAGACTACTCAAAAG CCAACATTGGAAGTTCACAAGGGGATGGAAATTCTTCACAAGTAGATGGAAGTAGTACTTCACAAGCACCAGACTCCTGTGTCTCCAATCTAAACCTCAGTGTTCCTCTCCTCTTCGACACAACCAATCTCAATTGTCTTCCTGTTTGGAATGCTCAGGGATATATCCTTAGA TATTCTCAGACTTCTCCAAACATATGGAGCTTCATTCTGTCAGCACCGAACACAAATTCTTATATAGCAATGGGGTTCTCTCCCAATGGAGGCATGGTGGGTTCAAGTGCCATTGTGGGGTGGATCTCATCCAATGGGGCAGGTGGAGGCATGAAACAGTATTATCTAACAGGACTCGCACCAAACCAAGTGGTGCCAGATAGAGGCAACTTAAAAGTTCTCACCAACTCAACCTTCATTACATCACAGTCCTCACGTTTGTACATGGCATTCCAGTTACAAACCAACCAACCTCTGTCCCGCTTGATTTATGCCTTTGGACCTAACGGTGTGTTCCCTTCACCACCAAGTTTTGCATTAACACAGCACCAAGACAAAGTCTCCATTACGATGAATTACGCAACAG GTTCAAGTGCATTAGGAAACTCATATATGAACCTGAAAAGAAGCCATGGAGTGCTGAATATCTTGGGATGGGGCATCCTAATCATAATGGGAGCAATAGTTGCTCGTTACTTCAGGGAATGGGAtccattttggttttattttcatgcttcagtTCAATTCTTGGGTTTTGTTCTTGGAGTAATTGGTGTAATTAGTGGTTTTGTGTTGAATAATCAACTCCATGTTGACGTTAGTCTTCACAAGGCTCTTGGAATCATCATTTTCGTTCTATCCTGCTTCCAG GTAATGGCTTTGCTTGGTCGACCAAAGAAGGAATCAAAAGTGAGAAAGTATTGGAATTTATACCATCATAACATGGGGAGAATTTTGATTATACTAGCCGTGGCTAACATTTTCTATGGAATCCAATTAGGGAAGGAGGGAAGTGGATGGAATATAGGTTATGGTATTGTGCTGGCCATATTACTTACAATGGCACTTACTTTTGAGACACAACTCTGCA ttCAATATTCTTATTTTACATAA
- the LOC106773158 gene encoding cytochrome b561 and DOMON domain-containing protein At3g07570-like isoform X2, protein MKALRLLFVITFLCSFFLPSPEADSCTSNLSLNVSIPFDTTNLLCLSVWDAQSFILRYAQTYANIWSFILSTPDTNSYIAMGFSVSGGMVGSSAMVGWVASRGASGGIKQYYLGGVTPNQVVPDKGNLQVIANSTFITLQNSRLFMVFQLQTADPLSSLIFATGSTGLFPAPPSFALTKHLDKVSTRIDYSKANIGSSQGDGNSSQVDGSSTSQAPDSCVSNLNLSVPLLFDTTNLNCLPVWNAQGYILRYSQTSPNIWSFILSAPNTNSYIAMGFSPNGGMVGSSAIVGWISSNGAGGGMKQYYLTGLAPNQVVPDRGNLKVLTNSTFITSQSSRLYMAFQLQTNQPLSRLIYAFGPNGVFPSPPSFALTQHQDKVSITMNYATGSSALGNSYMNLKRSHGVLNILGWGILIIMGAIVARYFREWDPFWFYFHASVQFLGFVLGVIGVISGFVLNNQLHVDVSLHKALGIIIFVLSCFQVMALLGRPKKESKVRKYWNLYHHNMGRILIILAVANIFYGIQLGKEGSGWNIGYGIVLAILLTMALTFETQLCSKD, encoded by the exons ATGAAGGCTCTAAGACTTCTCTTCGTGATTACTTTTCTTtgttcattctttcttccaagCCCGGAAGCAGACTCGTGTACCAGCAATCTAAGCCTCAATGTTTCTATCCCCTTTGATACAACCAACCTTCTCTGCCTTTCTGTATGGGATGCTCAAAGTTTCATCCTCAGA TATGCTCAGACTTATGCAAACATTTGGAGTTTCATTCTTTCTACCCCAGACACAAATTCTTACATAGCCATGGGATTCTCTGTCAGTGGCGGCATGGTTGGTTCAAGTGCCATGGTGGGGTGGGTGGCATCAAGAGGAGCCAGTGGAGGGATCAAGCAGTATTATCTTGGTGGGGTCACTCCAAATCAGGTGGTTCCTGATAAGGGCAACCTACAGGTGATAGCCaattcaaccttcatcactttACAGAACTCTCGTCTGTTCATGGTGTTTCAGTTACAAACTGCTGATCCTTTGTCCTCGCTGATATTTGCCACTGGATCCACCGGTTTATTCCCTGCACCACCAAGCTTTGCACTAACCAAACACCTAGACAAGGTTTCCACAAGAATAGACTACTCAAAAG CCAACATTGGAAGTTCACAAGGGGATGGAAATTCTTCACAAGTAGATGGAAGTAGTACTTCACAAGCACCAGACTCCTGTGTCTCCAATCTAAACCTCAGTGTTCCTCTCCTCTTCGACACAACCAATCTCAATTGTCTTCCTGTTTGGAATGCTCAGGGATATATCCTTAGA TATTCTCAGACTTCTCCAAACATATGGAGCTTCATTCTGTCAGCACCGAACACAAATTCTTATATAGCAATGGGGTTCTCTCCCAATGGAGGCATGGTGGGTTCAAGTGCCATTGTGGGGTGGATCTCATCCAATGGGGCAGGTGGAGGCATGAAACAGTATTATCTAACAGGACTCGCACCAAACCAAGTGGTGCCAGATAGAGGCAACTTAAAAGTTCTCACCAACTCAACCTTCATTACATCACAGTCCTCACGTTTGTACATGGCATTCCAGTTACAAACCAACCAACCTCTGTCCCGCTTGATTTATGCCTTTGGACCTAACGGTGTGTTCCCTTCACCACCAAGTTTTGCATTAACACAGCACCAAGACAAAGTCTCCATTACGATGAATTACGCAACAG GTTCAAGTGCATTAGGAAACTCATATATGAACCTGAAAAGAAGCCATGGAGTGCTGAATATCTTGGGATGGGGCATCCTAATCATAATGGGAGCAATAGTTGCTCGTTACTTCAGGGAATGGGAtccattttggttttattttcatgcttcagtTCAATTCTTGGGTTTTGTTCTTGGAGTAATTGGTGTAATTAGTGGTTTTGTGTTGAATAATCAACTCCATGTTGACGTTAGTCTTCACAAGGCTCTTGGAATCATCATTTTCGTTCTATCCTGCTTCCAG GTAATGGCTTTGCTTGGTCGACCAAAGAAGGAATCAAAAGTGAGAAAGTATTGGAATTTATACCATCATAACATGGGGAGAATTTTGATTATACTAGCCGTGGCTAACATTTTCTATGGAATCCAATTAGGGAAGGAGGGAAGTGGATGGAATATAGGTTATGGTATTGTGCTGGCCATATTACTTACAATGGCACTTACTTTTGAGACACAACTCTGCAGTAAAGactaa
- the LOC106773179 gene encoding ribonuclease 2, with product MPPLTSWLVLAILALTALAMPPARAAPVASLDNQREFDYFILALQWPGTYCQRTRSCCPTNGCCRGSNSPKIFTIHGLWPDYNDGSWPSCCSRASFNPKEISTLTNALEQYWPSLSCGKPSLCHGGKGIFWAHEWETHGTCSYPVFRNEYDYFLGVLNVYFKYNVTSVLNDAGYVPSNTERYPLGGIISAIENAFHASPLIICSKDYIEELRLCFYKDFQPRDCAVSSDVKIDMVTSKGCPKYVGLPESVSVGRDGLQSQASDDAAI from the exons ATGCCTCCTTTGACCTCGTGGCTGGTGCTCGCTATTCTCGCGCTGACAGCGCTGGCGATGCCTCCAGCACGCGCCGCGCCGGTTGCGTCGCTCGACAATCAGCGAGAGTTTGACTATTTCATCTTGGCCTTGCAATGGCCCGGCACTTACTGCCAGCGCACGCGCAGTTGCTGTCCCACCAACGGTTGCTGCAGAGG CTCCAATTCTCCAAAAATATTCACCATAC ATGGACTCTGGCCTGACTACAATGATGGATCCTGGCCATCCTGTTGTTCTAGAGCCAGTTTCAATCCGAAAGAG ATATCGACTTTGACTAATGCTTTAGAGCAATATTGGCCATCATTGAGCTGTGGCAAGCCATCATTATGCCATGGTGGGAAAGGAATATTTTGGGCTCATGAG TGGG AGACACATGGCACGTGCTCTTATCCTGTATTTCGAAATGAATATGATTATTTTCTGGGAGTTCTGAATGTCTATTTCAAATACAATGTTACT AGTGTTCTAAATGATGCTGGATATGTTCCCTCTAATACAGAAAGGTATCCCCTAGGAGGCATTATCTCTGCCATTGAGAATGCTTTTCATGCATCTCCTTTAATAATTTGctcaaaagattatattgaGGAACTTCGTCTATGCTTTTACAAGGACTTCCAG CCCCGAGATTGTGCTGTTAGTTCTGATGTTAAAATTGACATGGTTACTTCAAAAGGATGTCCCAAGTATGTTGGCTTGCCTGAGTCGGTTTCAGTAG GGCGCGACGGACTTCAAAGTCAGGCCTCTGATGATGCAGCTATATAA